A genomic segment from Neobacillus sp. YX16 encodes:
- a CDS encoding aminotransferase class III-fold pyridoxal phosphate-dependent enzyme, which translates to MKLQNKTAEIKEKAQKHLSPVMTRVTELVIEKAHGAKFWTTDGKEYIDFVSGVAVNAVGHTNRKMVEAIKKQAEALIHLGLNYGYYETAANLAEKLAHITPGNLDTVFFSNSGAEAIDGALKLAKAATGRPAIIAFEGSFHGRTLGATAITASSSKYRRYYEPILGEVYHVPYPYPSQLKNIREEEAEEYCLNQLQKLFDLRVDPSRVAAIIIEPVMGEGGYYPAPPSFLQELRKISEEHGILLIFDEVQTGFGRTGKMFAAEHANVTPDILVLAKALSGGMPLGAIVACRELHEKWPTAGHGSTFGGNPVSCAAALANIEVIEEEKLVERSAKLGAEIVGRLHNSVGHLPGIVEVRGVGMMIGIEFDSESAAFLVPKIKSKALENGLLIMNCGVSGQTIRLMLPLNIQEDVLDIGLTILEDVITETISGN; encoded by the coding sequence ATGAAATTACAAAATAAAACAGCAGAGATTAAAGAAAAAGCACAAAAACATTTATCACCGGTTATGACAAGGGTAACGGAGCTTGTCATTGAAAAAGCGCATGGCGCCAAATTTTGGACGACAGACGGAAAGGAGTATATCGATTTCGTTTCAGGAGTGGCTGTCAATGCAGTCGGGCATACGAACAGGAAAATGGTGGAGGCCATTAAAAAGCAAGCTGAAGCCTTGATTCATCTTGGATTGAACTATGGTTATTATGAAACGGCAGCGAATTTGGCGGAAAAGCTTGCTCATATCACACCAGGAAATCTAGACACTGTCTTTTTCTCCAATTCGGGAGCTGAAGCTATTGACGGTGCACTTAAACTAGCAAAGGCGGCCACAGGCAGGCCCGCCATCATTGCTTTTGAAGGATCGTTTCATGGCCGTACATTAGGAGCAACAGCCATTACTGCATCAAGCTCTAAATACCGTCGTTATTATGAACCGATTTTAGGTGAGGTGTATCACGTTCCATATCCGTATCCCAGCCAGCTGAAAAACATTAGAGAAGAAGAAGCTGAAGAGTATTGCTTGAATCAGCTTCAAAAGTTGTTCGATTTACGGGTGGATCCTTCACGAGTAGCGGCCATCATCATTGAACCTGTAATGGGTGAAGGCGGCTATTATCCAGCACCGCCAAGCTTTTTGCAGGAGTTAAGAAAGATTTCAGAGGAACACGGCATTTTGCTTATCTTTGACGAAGTACAAACAGGATTTGGCAGGACAGGCAAAATGTTCGCGGCAGAACATGCGAATGTGACTCCTGATATTTTAGTACTGGCAAAAGCCCTTTCCGGCGGCATGCCTCTTGGTGCCATTGTAGCATGTCGTGAGCTTCATGAAAAATGGCCGACGGCCGGTCATGGTTCGACATTTGGAGGAAATCCAGTTTCTTGTGCTGCGGCATTGGCAAACATAGAGGTCATTGAGGAAGAGAAGTTAGTAGAACGCAGTGCTAAACTCGGTGCCGAGATTGTCGGCCGACTTCATAACTCAGTAGGACATTTACCGGGCATTGTTGAAGTTCGAGGAGTCGGCATGATGATCGGTATCGAATTCGATTCGGAATCTGCTGCTTTCTTAGTACCGAAAATTAAATCGAAAGCACTTGAAAATGGATTGCTCATTATGAACTGTGGTGTAAGCGGGCAAACAATCCGATTAATGCTGCCTCTTAATATTCAAGAAGACGTGCTAGATATAGGATTAACGATTTTAGAAGATGTGATAACAGAAACAATATCCGGAAACTAA
- a CDS encoding aldehyde dehydrogenase family protein, which produces MSSQIKTDILQGDLYINGKWVTAPDQSYFESLNPATGELVGICAAATTEQVDEAVAKANVAYSQWKITPIPERAAYLTKAAQLFERRKEELASVMTMEMGKVLPESIGEVGVVIATAQYMAGEGRRLFGETVPTSFPDRNVRMVREPLGVTACITPWNFPVALASYKIFSALISGNTVVWKPASEVALSAKIFVEVLDEAGLPAGVVNLITGSGRTVGQTLAEHSDVKIISFTGSTEVGQKLAEMSSKTLKRISLELGGKNAVIVLKDADLDKAADGIVKSAFTTTGQRCTAASRVIVERPVKELLVQKVVELTKSLKIGNGLEEGKQVGPLVNEDQLHTVEKYVKTAIEEGGQIVSGGQRVKELGGYYYQPTIIENVKPNDTIAQEEIFGPVLAIIEVDSYEEAIEVNNGTIYGLSTSIYTESLHYANRAAKEAVSGLVYINNGTSNAEMGVAFGGMKMSGNGHREVSHHVFDVMTEWKSIYTNY; this is translated from the coding sequence ATGTCTAGTCAAATCAAAACAGATATTCTTCAGGGAGATCTTTATATAAATGGAAAATGGGTAACTGCCCCTGATCAGTCCTACTTTGAAAGCTTAAATCCGGCAACGGGGGAACTTGTCGGCATATGTGCGGCCGCCACAACGGAGCAAGTGGATGAGGCTGTCGCAAAAGCGAATGTAGCCTATTCACAATGGAAGATCACCCCCATTCCTGAACGAGCGGCTTATTTAACGAAAGCAGCCCAATTGTTTGAAAGACGAAAAGAGGAACTTGCTAGTGTCATGACAATGGAGATGGGAAAAGTGCTGCCAGAGTCTATAGGCGAAGTTGGAGTGGTCATCGCGACTGCTCAATATATGGCAGGTGAGGGACGACGCCTGTTTGGAGAAACGGTCCCGACCAGCTTCCCAGACCGGAACGTAAGAATGGTTCGTGAACCTCTTGGAGTTACGGCGTGCATTACCCCCTGGAACTTCCCAGTTGCGCTTGCTTCTTACAAAATCTTTTCAGCCCTGATTTCTGGTAATACCGTCGTATGGAAGCCTGCTTCAGAGGTTGCGCTATCGGCAAAGATATTTGTGGAAGTGTTAGATGAAGCCGGATTGCCAGCAGGGGTTGTGAACTTAATTACCGGTTCAGGAAGAACAGTTGGTCAAACACTCGCAGAGCATTCAGATGTTAAAATCATTTCGTTTACGGGCTCAACAGAAGTCGGACAAAAGCTAGCTGAAATGAGCAGTAAAACGTTAAAACGTATTTCATTGGAATTAGGTGGGAAAAATGCAGTGATCGTCTTGAAGGACGCAGACTTGGACAAGGCGGCAGACGGAATCGTAAAATCAGCGTTTACGACAACTGGTCAGCGCTGTACAGCGGCAAGTCGAGTAATCGTTGAGCGTCCAGTAAAGGAACTGCTCGTACAAAAAGTAGTTGAATTAACAAAGTCTCTGAAAATAGGAAATGGACTTGAAGAAGGGAAACAAGTGGGCCCTCTCGTAAATGAAGACCAGCTTCATACAGTCGAAAAATATGTAAAAACAGCGATTGAAGAAGGTGGGCAAATTGTGTCAGGTGGGCAGCGTGTCAAAGAATTAGGCGGTTATTACTATCAGCCGACAATCATTGAGAATGTGAAACCAAATGATACCATTGCACAGGAAGAAATTTTTGGCCCTGTTCTTGCCATCATTGAAGTAGATTCATATGAAGAAGCCATAGAGGTAAATAACGGGACTATTTATGGTCTATCAACTTCCATTTATACTGAGAGCCTTCATTATGCGAACCGTGCTGCAAAGGAAGCGGTAAGCGGACTTGTCTATATTAATAACGGAACATCCAATGCCGAGATGGGAGTGGCGTTTGGGGGTATGAAAATGTCCGGAAACGGTCACCGTGAAGTTTCCCATCATGTATTTGATGTCATGACAGAGTGGAAGTCGATTTATACAAATTATTAA
- a CDS encoding M81 family metallopeptidase, giving the protein MRKHRIGIAFFYHESHSFSPMKTEIEQFRNEGYFIGDEIYDAYMGTKTEVGGFLDVMKQERDVEIVPLLCAAAVPSGVVSAEAYSIIEEQMMESIREAGRLDGLLLALHGAMVVEDLFDPEEHLLGKIRELIGPSVPIATTLDMHANLSGKMIHYTPLHFGFKTYPHVDMYEQGVHASMALLKQLKEGVHYYASFEKLPMMPPSINMRTAEGPMHKMIEWAKQAEEEEEIYNVSVFGGFPYSDIPMVGASVLVVSLNPQKGKETAQKMASLFWSVREEFIMNLPGVKEGLDLAMSIEDDKPVVLADISDNPLSCGSGDTTELLREMVKLDIPDTLFGGLYDPESIELCRKAGVGKKVWLSLGGKVSPEFGETVQVEATVVALSDGIFHNSGPFNQHLRVDLKGAAHIRVGKMDILLIGRPMSANDPEMFRHIGLEPQAKRILGLKAKNHFRAAFEPIVGRIIYVDAPGVASNRLTTFTYRYIPKPIWPLDDIEYEVELRGKEKWKH; this is encoded by the coding sequence ATGAGAAAACATCGTATCGGTATCGCATTCTTTTACCATGAATCCCACAGTTTCAGCCCGATGAAGACTGAAATCGAACAGTTTCGCAATGAAGGCTACTTTATTGGCGATGAAATTTATGATGCCTATATGGGCACTAAAACGGAAGTGGGCGGGTTTTTGGATGTAATGAAACAAGAAAGGGATGTAGAAATCGTACCACTGCTTTGTGCGGCAGCGGTCCCATCGGGCGTAGTATCAGCAGAAGCCTATTCTATCATCGAAGAGCAAATGATGGAGTCAATCCGGGAGGCTGGACGGCTGGACGGCTTATTGCTGGCACTGCATGGGGCAATGGTCGTGGAGGACCTATTTGATCCGGAAGAGCATTTACTAGGAAAAATTCGTGAGCTTATCGGACCGAGTGTCCCGATTGCGACAACACTGGATATGCACGCTAATTTAAGTGGAAAAATGATTCATTATACACCACTTCATTTTGGATTTAAAACATATCCACATGTTGATATGTATGAACAAGGAGTTCATGCTTCAATGGCTTTATTGAAGCAATTAAAGGAAGGTGTGCATTATTATGCTTCTTTTGAAAAATTGCCGATGATGCCTCCCTCTATCAATATGAGAACTGCAGAAGGACCGATGCACAAAATGATAGAGTGGGCGAAACAAGCCGAAGAGGAAGAAGAAATTTATAATGTGTCCGTATTTGGTGGCTTTCCTTACTCGGATATTCCTATGGTCGGTGCAAGTGTACTGGTTGTTTCGCTCAATCCACAAAAAGGAAAAGAGACAGCCCAAAAGATGGCTTCCTTGTTCTGGAGTGTAAGAGAAGAATTTATCATGAATTTGCCCGGTGTAAAAGAAGGGCTCGATTTGGCGATGTCGATTGAAGATGACAAACCGGTCGTGCTGGCGGACATCTCGGATAATCCTTTAAGCTGCGGGAGCGGGGATACAACAGAGCTGCTTCGGGAAATGGTGAAGCTGGATATTCCGGATACATTGTTTGGCGGGCTCTACGATCCCGAATCGATCGAGCTTTGTCGTAAAGCAGGGGTAGGAAAAAAGGTATGGCTGTCCCTTGGCGGGAAAGTATCTCCTGAATTTGGGGAAACCGTTCAGGTCGAAGCAACGGTCGTGGCACTATCAGACGGTATTTTTCACAATTCTGGGCCCTTCAATCAGCATTTAAGAGTCGATTTAAAGGGGGCGGCTCACATTCGCGTTGGCAAGATGGATATACTCCTCATTGGAAGGCCGATGTCAGCGAATGATCCGGAAATGTTTCGTCATATTGGCCTTGAGCCGCAGGCAAAGAGAATTCTTGGGTTAAAGGCTAAAAATCATTTTCGGGCAGCGTTTGAGCCGATTGTTGGCCGTATCATTTATGTGGATGCACCTGGTGTTGCATCCAATCGTTTAACAACTTTTACGTATCGTTACATTCCTAAGCCAATTTGGCCGCTGGATGATATCGAATATGAAGTAGAACTAAGGGGGAAAGAAAAATGGAAACATTGA
- a CDS encoding GNAT family N-acetyltransferase: protein METLNKTYYVEVPASLNPEQLKMMMELEQDAFPGLGAVDEQALVPLTRYGKLIQYRQQNDPRPIAICEVMRAYNDIHKAYIFGFYVRSDQQGKGIGKLFLQAIYPILKQDGFRKVCLTVSTKNKAAVKLYEKLGFVIKETRFDEFGEGENRYYMEYLIS from the coding sequence ATGGAAACATTGAACAAAACCTATTATGTCGAAGTACCAGCTTCATTGAATCCAGAACAGCTAAAAATGATGATGGAGCTTGAGCAAGATGCGTTTCCGGGATTAGGAGCAGTAGATGAACAAGCCCTTGTCCCACTTACACGCTACGGGAAACTCATTCAATACCGGCAGCAAAATGATCCAAGACCGATTGCGATTTGCGAAGTGATGAGAGCTTACAATGATATTCATAAAGCCTACATTTTTGGGTTTTATGTCCGCTCCGACCAGCAAGGGAAAGGAATCGGGAAATTATTTTTACAGGCAATTTATCCGATTCTAAAGCAAGATGGTTTTCGTAAGGTTTGCTTAACGGTCAGTACTAAAAACAAGGCAGCCGTCAAGTTATATGAAAAATTAGGGTTTGTCATAAAAGAGACAAGATTCGATGAATTTGGCGAAGGGGAAAATCGCTATTATATGGAATACCTCATTTCTTAA
- the ablA gene encoding lysine 2,3-aminomutase yields MRNTLFKPKRHWKEIELWKDVTEEQWNDWVWQLTNTIKNLEDLKKVVNLTPEEEEGVLISTKTIPLNITPYYASLMDQDDPRCPVRMQSVPISAELNKTRYDLEDPLHEDEDSPVPGLTHRYPDRVLFLVTNQCSMYCRYCTRRRFSGQIGMGVPKKQLDTAINYIASNPQIRDVLISGGDGLLINDNIVEYILKNLREIPHVEIIRIGTRAPVVFPQRITENLCNILKKYHPVWLNTHFNTSIEITEESKRACEMLANVGVPVGNQSVILAGINDSVPIMKQLMHDLVKIRVRPYYIYQCDLSEGIGHFRAPISKGLEIMEGLRGHTSGYAVPTFIVDAPGGGGKIPLQPNYIISQSSNKVVLRNFEGVITSYPEPTNYQSGSAEDYYKKVYPEVFEKFESNGVLSIIDDTKFNLTPEGLKRLDRRKTYKENTEHSSLKDKRDKRDELKEKKFQSQMKKYETVGAKEE; encoded by the coding sequence ATGAGAAACACTTTATTCAAACCAAAAAGACATTGGAAAGAAATCGAGCTTTGGAAGGATGTTACAGAGGAGCAATGGAACGATTGGGTTTGGCAGCTGACGAATACTATCAAAAATTTAGAAGACTTAAAGAAAGTAGTTAACTTAACACCAGAAGAAGAGGAAGGGGTTTTAATCTCAACAAAAACAATCCCATTAAACATCACGCCATATTATGCTTCCCTTATGGATCAGGATGATCCAAGATGTCCGGTTCGAATGCAGTCTGTTCCGATTTCTGCGGAATTGAATAAAACAAGATATGATTTAGAAGATCCCCTTCACGAAGATGAAGACTCACCAGTACCTGGGTTAACACATCGTTATCCGGATCGCGTGTTGTTCTTAGTAACAAATCAATGCTCCATGTACTGCCGTTACTGTACTAGAAGACGTTTCTCCGGACAAATCGGAATGGGCGTGCCAAAGAAACAGTTAGACACAGCGATAAATTATATTGCATCAAATCCGCAAATCAGAGATGTGTTAATTTCCGGAGGAGACGGGCTCCTTATTAATGACAATATTGTAGAATATATTTTAAAGAATTTACGTGAGATTCCGCATGTAGAAATTATTCGTATTGGTACAAGAGCACCTGTCGTTTTCCCACAGCGTATTACTGAAAATCTTTGTAATATCTTGAAAAAGTATCATCCAGTTTGGTTGAATACACATTTCAATACATCTATTGAAATTACGGAAGAATCGAAGCGTGCATGTGAGATGCTTGCAAATGTTGGTGTACCTGTTGGTAACCAGTCTGTTATTTTGGCAGGCATTAACGACAGTGTACCGATCATGAAACAGCTTATGCATGACCTTGTTAAAATTCGTGTTCGTCCATATTATATTTACCAATGTGATTTATCAGAAGGGATTGGCCATTTCCGTGCACCAATCAGCAAAGGATTGGAAATTATGGAAGGACTTCGCGGTCATACATCGGGTTATGCCGTTCCGACATTTATTGTTGATGCCCCAGGTGGAGGAGGCAAAATTCCATTGCAGCCGAACTATATCATTTCTCAAAGTTCTAATAAAGTCGTATTACGTAACTTTGAAGGTGTCATTACATCTTATCCAGAACCAACAAATTATCAGTCAGGCAGTGCAGAGGATTACTACAAAAAGGTATATCCTGAAGTGTTTGAAAAGTTTGAAAGTAATGGTGTTCTATCCATTATTGATGATACGAAATTTAACCTTACACCTGAAGGATTAAAACGGTTAGATCGCCGCAAAACGTATAAGGAAAATACTGAGCATAGTTCATTAAAAGATAAACGTGACAAACGTGACGAGTTAAAAGAGAAAAAATTCCAATCGCAAATGAAGAAATATGAAACAGTGGGAGCAAAGGAGGAATAA
- a CDS encoding YokU family protein yields MICQWCESDTARETSNTVYWELPDGTNAIEIKDTPSIHCLECGMTYQTDNTVKEIEDHLFLIDCSKLDKSMKYDTLMAAPRLLKRNYFDFSK; encoded by the coding sequence TTGATTTGTCAATGGTGCGAATCTGACACAGCACGTGAAACAAGCAACACAGTGTATTGGGAACTTCCAGATGGAACAAATGCGATCGAAATTAAGGACACACCATCCATTCATTGCTTGGAATGCGGTATGACCTATCAAACAGATAATACGGTGAAAGAAATTGAGGATCATCTATTTTTAATCGATTGCTCAAAGCTCGATAAAAGTATGAAGTATGATACACTTATGGCTGCTCCACGCTTATTGAAGCGAAACTACTTTGATTTTTCGAAATAA
- a CDS encoding amino acid permease produces the protein MEALKSYKNDQSNQKVQNSEESKGHIKRNLKARHMTMIAIGGSIGTGLFLATGSSIQTAGPGGALIAYGVIGIMVYFLMTSLGEMATLMPVSGSFSTYGSRFVDPAFGFALGWNYWFNWAVTLAVEIVASAIIMKFWFPDVPSIVWSTLFLGLIFLLNALSVKSYGESEYWFSLIKVVTIIVFIGVGLLTIFGILGGQFIGFKNFTVGHAPVNGGLLSVLSIFLIAGFSFQGTELVGIAAGESEAPEKNVPKAIRQVFWRILLFYIVAIAVIGLIIPYTSPDLLGRDVDNIAVSPFTLVFEKVGIAFAASVMNAVILTSVLSAGTSGLYASTRMLWSMAKDGQAPKFLQNVNDRGIPMNALVMTTIIGGLAFLTSIFGDQVYTWLLNASGLTGFIAWLGIAVSHYRFRKAYMAQGRDLNDLKFKAKWFPLGPILAFAMCVIVIFGQNYQAFLTSEIDWYGVAVSYIGLPIFLGLWLGYKLVHKTKVVPLKECSFDEMSSK, from the coding sequence ATGGAAGCACTCAAAAGCTATAAAAACGACCAAAGTAATCAGAAGGTTCAGAATAGTGAAGAAAGTAAAGGGCATATTAAACGCAATCTAAAGGCACGTCACATGACGATGATTGCTATTGGAGGGTCAATCGGAACAGGGTTATTTTTAGCGACAGGGTCATCCATTCAAACAGCTGGACCTGGTGGAGCGCTAATAGCTTATGGAGTTATCGGCATCATGGTCTACTTTTTGATGACAAGTCTCGGAGAAATGGCTACCTTAATGCCGGTTTCGGGATCCTTTTCAACATATGGCAGCCGTTTTGTCGATCCGGCATTTGGTTTTGCGCTCGGTTGGAACTATTGGTTCAACTGGGCTGTTACACTTGCGGTTGAAATAGTTGCATCAGCTATTATTATGAAGTTCTGGTTTCCGGATGTACCGAGCATCGTGTGGAGTACTCTGTTTTTAGGTCTAATCTTTTTATTGAATGCACTGTCGGTTAAAAGTTACGGAGAATCCGAGTATTGGTTCTCCTTAATAAAAGTAGTAACAATCATCGTTTTCATTGGAGTCGGTTTGCTCACCATTTTCGGGATTCTGGGCGGACAGTTTATCGGGTTTAAAAACTTTACAGTAGGACATGCTCCTGTTAATGGCGGCCTTTTGTCCGTTTTAAGTATTTTTTTAATCGCAGGTTTTTCATTTCAAGGAACGGAGCTCGTGGGGATTGCTGCAGGAGAAAGTGAAGCGCCAGAGAAAAACGTACCAAAGGCGATTCGACAAGTATTTTGGCGTATTCTACTATTTTACATCGTTGCCATTGCTGTCATTGGCCTAATTATTCCTTATACAAGTCCTGACCTGTTGGGTAGGGATGTCGACAACATCGCTGTCAGCCCTTTTACCCTTGTATTTGAGAAAGTGGGCATTGCATTTGCGGCATCTGTGATGAATGCTGTCATTTTGACATCGGTCTTATCGGCAGGTACTTCCGGTTTATATGCATCGACACGCATGCTTTGGTCCATGGCAAAGGACGGTCAGGCACCTAAATTTTTACAAAATGTAAATGATCGCGGGATTCCGATGAATGCCCTTGTCATGACGACGATTATCGGAGGCTTGGCCTTTTTAACGTCCATTTTTGGAGATCAAGTGTATACATGGTTATTAAATGCGTCAGGCTTAACTGGATTTATTGCATGGCTTGGAATTGCAGTCAGCCACTATCGTTTTAGAAAAGCATATATGGCCCAGGGCAGGGACTTAAATGATTTGAAATTTAAAGCGAAATGGTTCCCGCTTGGTCCGATTCTCGCTTTTGCGATGTGTGTTATTGTCATTTTTGGTCAAAATTATCAAGCTTTTTTAACTAGTGAGATTGATTGGTATGGCGTAGCCGTGTCCTATATTGGTTTACCAATCTTTTTGGGATTATGGCTCGGGTATAAACTCGTTCATAAAACGAAGGTCGTTCCACTAAAGGAATGTTCTTTTGATGAGATGTCATCTAAATAG
- a CDS encoding Glu/Leu/Phe/Val dehydrogenase, giving the protein MGEVGVTERNTEQKSDESLNLLTSTQIVIKEALDKLGYTDDMYQLLKEPLRMLTVRMPVRMDDGSTKIFTGYRAQHNDAVGPTKGGVRFHPEVDEDEVKALSMWMSLKCGIVDLPYGGGKGGIICDPRTMSMGELERLSRAYVRAISQIVGPTKDIPAPDVYTNSQIMAWMMDEYSRLREYDSPGFITGKPLVLGGSHGREKATAQGVVICIEEAAKKRRITIKGARVVVQGFGNAGSFLAKFMHDADAKVIGISDAYGALYDPDGLDINYLLDRRDSFGTVTTLFDNTITNEELLELDCDILVPAAISNQITTANAHNIKASIVVEAANGPTTLEGTKILSDRGILLVPDVLASSGGVTVSYFEWVQNNQGYYWSEEEVNEKLRKVLVQSFNNVYETSERRNINMRLAAYMVGVRKMSEASRFRGWV; this is encoded by the coding sequence ATGGGAGAAGTAGGGGTAACAGAGCGCAATACAGAACAAAAGTCAGATGAGTCTTTGAACCTTTTAACATCAACACAGATTGTGATAAAAGAAGCCTTAGATAAATTAGGTTATACAGATGATATGTACCAACTATTAAAAGAACCATTGAGAATGCTCACTGTTCGTATGCCTGTTAGAATGGATGACGGGTCGACTAAAATATTCACTGGATATCGTGCGCAGCATAATGATGCTGTTGGACCGACAAAAGGCGGAGTTCGTTTTCATCCAGAAGTAGACGAGGACGAAGTTAAGGCATTGTCGATGTGGATGAGTTTAAAATGCGGCATCGTCGACCTACCATATGGAGGCGGAAAAGGCGGTATTATTTGCGACCCAAGAACGATGTCAATGGGAGAACTAGAGCGGCTTAGCAGAGCTTATGTTCGGGCAATCAGCCAAATTGTAGGACCTACAAAGGACATACCTGCTCCAGATGTATATACAAACTCACAAATTATGGCGTGGATGATGGATGAATACAGCAGGCTTCGTGAATACGATTCGCCTGGATTCATTACAGGGAAACCACTTGTACTTGGCGGCTCGCATGGCCGTGAAAAGGCTACCGCACAAGGAGTTGTCATATGCATTGAGGAAGCTGCAAAAAAACGTAGAATTACGATCAAAGGAGCTCGGGTGGTCGTTCAAGGGTTTGGTAATGCAGGGAGCTTTTTAGCAAAATTTATGCATGATGCAGATGCAAAGGTCATTGGGATATCTGATGCTTATGGTGCGCTTTATGATCCAGATGGTTTGGATATTAATTACTTATTAGATCGTAGAGATAGCTTTGGAACGGTAACAACATTGTTTGATAACACGATTACAAATGAAGAGTTACTCGAGCTTGACTGTGATATTCTAGTTCCAGCTGCAATTTCCAACCAGATTACCACAGCTAATGCACATAATATCAAAGCTTCGATTGTTGTCGAGGCAGCTAACGGCCCAACAACCCTAGAAGGGACTAAAATACTTTCTGATAGAGGAATTCTGTTAGTGCCGGATGTTTTAGCTAGTTCAGGAGGAGTAACTGTTTCCTATTTTGAATGGGTTCAAAACAACCAAGGCTACTATTGGAGTGAAGAAGAAGTTAATGAAAAGCTTCGTAAGGTGCTCGTCCAATCGTTTAATAATGTTTATGAAACATCCGAGCGACGGAATATTAATATGCGTTTAGCCGCATATATGGTAGGTGTTCGTAAAATGTCTGAAGCATCAAGGTTTAGAGGCTGGGTATAA
- the ltrA gene encoding group II intron reverse transcriptase/maturase — MLMELILSRENLLTALKRVEQNKGSHGIDGMSVKFLRRHLYENWDSLRETLRTGNYQPSPVRRVEIPKPGGGIRLLGIPTVTDRFIQQAIAQVLTSIFDPTFSENSYGFRPNRSAHNAVRKAKGYIKEGYRWVIDMDLEKFFDKVNHDILMGILAKRIEDRILLKLIRKYLQSGVMLNGVVQSTEEGTPQGGPLSPLLSNIILDKLDKELEARGHKFVRYADDCNIYVKSLKAGERVMESITTIIEQKLKLKVNRDKSAIDRPWKRKFLGFSFTFNKEPKVRIAKQSIKRFKTKIREITSRSKPIPLEVRIEMLNRYLTGWCGYFALADTPSKFKEFDEWIRRRLRMCEWKQWKKSKTRVRKLIGLGVPGYKAHEWGNSRKKYWRIACSPILHKTLDNSYWSQRGLKSLYNRYETLRQS, encoded by the coding sequence ATGTTAATGGAACTAATTCTATCACGGGAAAATCTCTTAACTGCCCTAAAAAGGGTAGAGCAGAACAAAGGAAGTCACGGCATAGATGGAATGTCCGTAAAATTCCTACGACGACATCTCTATGAAAACTGGGATTCCCTTCGGGAAACTTTGAGAACAGGTAACTATCAACCTTCTCCTGTTCGCCGTGTCGAAATCCCGAAACCAGGCGGAGGGATAAGGCTTTTAGGCATACCGACTGTGACAGACCGTTTCATCCAACAGGCAATCGCCCAAGTATTAACCTCAATCTTTGATCCAACATTTTCTGAAAACAGCTATGGTTTCCGACCTAACAGGAGCGCCCATAATGCGGTAAGAAAGGCAAAGGGTTATATCAAAGAAGGTTACCGCTGGGTAATTGATATGGACTTAGAGAAATTCTTTGATAAGGTTAATCATGACATACTGATGGGAATACTCGCTAAGAGAATTGAAGACCGCATTCTTCTCAAACTAATCAGGAAATACCTTCAATCAGGTGTAATGCTTAATGGGGTCGTACAATCAACGGAGGAAGGTACTCCGCAAGGGGGACCTCTCAGTCCACTACTTTCAAACATAATTCTTGATAAATTAGATAAAGAATTGGAAGCCAGAGGGCATAAGTTTGTCCGTTATGCGGATGACTGCAACATTTATGTTAAGTCATTAAAAGCAGGGGAACGTGTGATGGAATCCATTACGACGATTATTGAGCAGAAACTAAAATTGAAGGTAAACAGGGATAAGTCGGCAATCGACCGTCCGTGGAAACGGAAATTTCTTGGTTTCAGTTTCACATTTAATAAAGAACCGAAGGTGCGAATAGCGAAACAAAGCATTAAACGCTTTAAGACGAAGATTCGAGAAATTACCTCTCGGTCAAAACCTATCCCACTTGAGGTAAGAATTGAAATGTTAAACCGCTATCTTACAGGATGGTGCGGGTACTTCGCTTTAGCGGACACTCCAAGCAAATTCAAAGAATTTGATGAATGGATAAGAAGAAGGCTAAGAATGTGCGAATGGAAACAGTGGAAGAAATCTAAAACTAGAGTTAGAAAACTGATTGGTTTAGGCGTCCCTGGTTACAAGGCGCACGAATGGGGCAACTCCAGAAAGAAATACTGGAGAATCGCCTGTAGCCCAATATTACACAAAACCCTCGATAACTCATATTGGAGTCAACGAGGGTTGAAAAGTCTATATAACCGTTATGAAACTTTACGTCAATCTTAA